A window of Mycolicibacterium holsaticum DSM 44478 = JCM 12374 genomic DNA:
AGATGATCACCGAGGTGCTCAACGTGATGACATCGCTGGCGGCCGACGGCATGACCATGCTGGTGGTCACCCACGAGATGGGGTTCGCCAGGGGTGCGGCCGATCGGGTGGTGTTCATGTGCGACGGGGCCATCGTCGAGTCCGCCGCACCGTCGGAGTTCTTCACCAATCCCAAGAGCGACCGGGCCAAAGACTTCCTCGGCAAGATCCTGCACCACTAGTCGAAAGGACCTACCCATGCGATCCATTCCGAGGCGCCTGGTGGCGGCCGTCGCGCTCGCCGTCGCGTTACCGCTGGCGGCCTGCGGCGGTGGTGACAACGGCGACAAGGTCGTCATCGGGACGAAGTTCGATCAGCCCGGTCTCGGCCTGAAGAATCCCGACGGCACGATGAGCGGCTTTGACGTGGACGTGGCCAGGTATGTGGCCCAGCAACTCGGTTACACCGAGGACCAGATCCAGTGGAAGGAAGCGCCGTCGGCGCAACGCGAGACGCTGATCGCCAACGGTCAGGTCGACTACATCGTCGCGACGTACTCGATCACCGACTCGCGCAAGGAGCGGGTGTCGTTCGCGGGGCCTTACCTCATCACGGGCCAGAGCCTGCTGGTGCGCAGCGACAACACCGATATCGTCGGCGCCGAGTCGCTGGAGAACAACAAGAAGCTGTGCTCGGTGGTGGGTTCGACCCCGGCCCAACACGTCAAGGAGAAGTACCCCGGAGTGCAGTTGCAGCAGTACGACACCTACTCGGCGTGCGTCGAGGCGCTCAAGAACGGTGCGGTCGACGCGGTGACCACCGACGAGGTCATCCTCGCCGGATATGCCGCTCAGAGCCCGGGGGCGTTCAAGGTCGTCGGGGGCACGTTTACCGAGGAGCGCTACGGCATCGGCCTGAAGAAGGGCGACACCGAACTGCAGACCAAGATCAACGACGCGTTGGTGAAGATGGAACAAGACGGCGCGTGGAAGGCGGCCTGGGACAAGAACCTCGGTCCGGCGGGTTTGCCGGCTCCTCAGCCGCCGGCAATCGACCAGAGCTAAAGCACACCTTCGCCCGTGGAGATCTTCAGCAGATACCAGGACCAGATCTTCGAGGCGTTCTGGACCACCATTCAGCTGACGGTCTCTTCGGCCGTCGGCGCGCTGGTGCTCGGCACGGGGCTGGCCGCGATGCGGTTGGCGCCGGTGCCGGTGCTGCGCTTGCTTGGTGCGGGCTATGTCAACATCGTGCGCAACACCCCGCTCACGTTGATCATCCTGTTCTGTTCGTTCGGCATATCCCAGACGCTGGGCATCACGCTGGTGGATCCCAATTCGTTGACGTCGATCGAAGACAGCAACTTTCGGCTTGCGGTGCTCGGATTGACCGTCTACACGGCCGCTTTCGTCTGTGAGACGGTGCGCGCGGGGGTCAACACCGTTCCGCTGGGGCAGGCCGAGGCGGCCCGGTCTCTGGGGCTGTCGTTCGGGCAGAACCTACGAATCGTTCTGTTACCGCAGGCATTTCGCGCGGTGATTATCCCGCTGGGTTCGGTGCTCATCGCGTTGACGAAGAACACCACCATCGCGTCGGCGATCGGCGTGGCAGAAGCGGCGTTGCTGATGAAGGAGATGATCGAAAACGAGGCTGCGCTGCTGGTGATCGGCACCATCTTCGCCGTCGGGTTCGTCATCCTGACGCTGCCGTTGGGGCTGTTGTTCGGGTGGCTCGGAAAGCGAATGGCGGTGGCGCGGTGAGTGGGTCGGTGCTCTTCGACGCGCCTGGGCCGCGGGCGCGGATTCGCAATGGCGTCGTCACGGCGATCACCTTGGTGATCGCCTTGCTGGCGCTGTGGGTGGTGTACTCGCGGCTGCAGGCCAAAGGTCAGCTCACTGCCGAGAAATGGGAGCCGTTCCTCACGGCGAACCTGTGGACGACCTACATCATGCCGGGCGTGGAGGGCACGCTGACGGCCGCGGGGGTTTCGATCGTGCTCGCGCTGGTGCTGGGGTTGTTGCTCGGAGTGGGCCGGTTGTCTCGCGTGCTTCCGGTGCGGTGGGTGTGCTCGATCATCGTCGAGTTCTTCCGTGCGGTGCCGGTGCTGATCATGATGATCTTCGCGTACTTCCTGTACGCACTTTATGGTGTCTTCCCCGGCGAGCACCTGGCGCTCGCGGGGGTGATCACTGGTCTGACGCTGTACAACGGCGCGGTGATCGCCGAGATCGTGCGGGCCGGTGTCGCGTCGCTGCCGCGCGGACAGACCGAAGCCGCATGGGCGTTGGGCCTCACCTGGGGGCAGACGATGCGCTCGGTGCTGTTGCCGCAGGCGATCACGTCGATGTTGCCGGTGCTGATCTCACAGTTGATCGTCGTGCTCAAGGACTCCTCGATCGGCTTCGTGATCACCTTCGTCGAGTTGGTGCGGCAGGGCACCCAGGTCGGCGCGGCGTACGGCAACTACATCCCCGCGCTGATGGTCGTCGCGGTGCTGATGATCACCGTGAACTTCACGCTATCGTGGTTCGCGACCTGGGTGGAGGGCCGGATGCGGCGCTCGCGTCGCGGGACTGCGCCGCTCGATAGCGAGGCCGTCGAGCAGGAAGTCGTCCCTGGCCCGACAGTCGGATAGCCGCGCCCGGGGCGGCTAGACCCGGCTACAGCAGCGCGGCGCAGCGGCGCAACAGCGTGTCGCCCGGCGGCTGGTAGAAGGACAGCACGACGTGCTGGCAGCCGGCGTCGACGTATTCGACGATGCTGTCCAGTTGAGCGTCGACCTGCTCGGGACGGTCGGGGTACAGGAACAACTGCACGCCGCGCCGGATCGATGACGGATCGCGACCCAGTTCGACGCACGCGTCGTCGAGATGACCGCTGGCAGTGGCCCATTCCCGCACCGACGTCGACGGCATGTTCCATTCGTCGGCGTGGCGTGCGGCCACGCGCAGCATCTTGGGCCGCGCCGCGCCGACGATGATCGGCGGGCCGGGCCGTTGGATGGGTTTCGGTTCGCAGAACGCGTCGGTGAGCGTGAAGAACCGTCCCGCGAAGGTCACCGACTCCTCGGTCCAGAGCCGCCGAATCACGGTGAGCGCTTCATCCAGCATCGCCACTCGCACACCCGCGCGGGGAAAGTCGATTCCATAGCCGAGGTGTTCGGCCTCGTGCCAGCCCGCGCCGAGTCCGAAATCCATTCGGCCACCAGAGATATGGTCGACGGTGACCGCCATCTTGGCCAGCACCGCCGGGTTGCGGTACGTGACGCCGCTGACCAGACAGCCCACCCGTGCGCGCCGGACCAGCACAGCCATCGCCGCCAGTGTGGTCCAACCTTCCAGCGTCGGGTCGGGATGGTCAACCAGGCCGTAGAAGTGGTCGTAGTTCCACACCGCCGGAAACCCGAGGTCATCTGCGGCACGCCAGAACTGCTCGAGCGTGGCGTAGTCGAACGTGGGTGCCAGCTTCACCGAGAGCTGCATGCCGAAATGCTAGACCCGGCGTCGTTCGTGCTCGGCGGCCAGCTCGATGTTGACGACGTCAAGAGCCATCGTCTGGTAATAACCGCGACGGGCCAGCATGCCGACGAGCCTACGCGTCACCTTGGCGTCATCGCCGTCGTCGAGCCTCTCCCGCCGCAGCTTCGCCCGGACCAGTTCCTCGGCTCGCGTCCGCTCCGCCCCGGTGTCAATGTCAGCCAACGCGGCGGTGATCACCTCGTTGTCCACACCCTTGTTCCGCAACTCGGCAGCCAACGCGCGCTTGCCCTTTCCGGCGTTGCGCCGCCGCGACCGTACCCACTGCTCGGCGAAGTCGGCGTCGTCCACAAGGCCGACGTCGGCGAGCCGATCCAGTACCCGGTCACGGACGTCATCGGGGTAGCCGCGTTTGGTCAGCTGCGCCGCCAGCTCGGCGCGGGTGCGTGCCCGCACGGTGAGCAGGCGCAGACAAACGTTGTGCGCCTGCTCTTCGCGGGAGGCCTCAGAAGTCGACCGGGGCGGGCAGGACATCATCGTTCGAGTCATCGGTCATCACGGCGCCTATGCCGAGCTTTTCCTTGATCTTCTTTTCGATCTCGTTGGCCACGTCGACGTTCTCCAGCAGGAAGTTGCGGGCGTTCTCTTTGCCCTGACCCAGCTGCTCACCCTCGTAGGTGAACCAGGAGCCGGACTTGCGGATGAAGCCCTGCTCCACACCCATGTCGATGAGCGAGCCTTCGCGGCTGATGCCCTTGCCGTAGAGGATGTCGAACTCGGCCTGTTTGAAGGGCGGCGAGCAGTTGTGCACGACAACTCCTTCCGCGACGAGGTTGTGCAGCTCCTCGACCTCCAGGTCGAATGTCCGTGCCCGACGCACCGGCAGCACTTCTCGAATCACGGAGTACCGGAGCTCTTCCGCCAGCACATCGTGCAGGAATTTGTCATCCAGAGTGTCCGCAAGCGCCTGCAGACGATCCCGCCGCAAACGCGGCACGCCGAGCACCTGCTTCATCCCGCCACGCGGGTCGCCTGCACCTTCACCGATCATGGCTGCGGCTTCATGCGTGGTCACGCCGCGCTCTTCAAGGTAATTCAGCACGGCATCGGTCATCTCCGCGGCCAGATATGTCGCCTGCGATCCGCGCCGCCGCCCCTGCATAGCGCCCGGCATCGCCTGGACAAGAGCGGTACCACGCGGTCCCCACATGGGAACTGCATCCGCGAATGCGGTGACGTTGTCCATACCCGAGATCCGGACCTCGAATATCTGGCGCTTGGACTGCACCCGTCGACCGTTGACGATACTCGCTCGCCGTTGGGTCGGGTCGTAATCTCGAACGGTGCTCACGATACCGAATCGCATTAGCAGCCAATGAATCTGGTGTGCAAGCTGTTCGGAGGTGGTCGTGTAACCCACCCGAAGTGCCCCAGTTTGTTCCCGGCTCACCCAGCCGTCGCTCTCGAGTAGGCCGAAGAGTAGATTGCCGACGATATCGGCCGCGATATCCGGTTCGAAGAACCAGTTCGGAATCGTCTTCTCCCACGCGAGCTTGCCATGAATACCGGCTCGTCGGCAAAGCTCCAGAACACCGTTGCGTTCACCAGGCCGATGCGTGATCGCAAGTGAGATGCGCCCTTGTGGATGGGCCGCGCACCCGAGCGTCGCAGCAATTCGCGTCACGTCGTCCATCAGCGCTTGTTGAACATTGATGAAGTTGATCGGGGTCTTACCCCCCACGTAGCCGTCGCCGATCAGATAACCGAGCAGCCGTGCTTGATCCCCCGAAATGGGAGCACTGTTGCCGAATCCGTCGAAGCGCCGCGGTTGTGCGACCCGGTCTCCCTTGCGGAGTTCACCGGCCTGACGCCAGCCATACTCGGTCAACACCTTGTGATCAGGTGTTGCCCAAACAGTTGGGCCTCCAGCGATCCGCAACCCGATGACGTCCTGCGTTCCCTGGTCGAACCAGGACACCACCGGCCGAGAATGCAGCGTTCCGTCCTTGGCTGCGGCCACGACGTGAATTTGCTTACGCCTGTTGACAACGTCCTCAATGCGATGCGTGGTACCCGTGACCGGATCGAAAATCCGAGTACCTTCTGCCAGACACTTGTTCTTGACGACCTTGACGCGGGTGCGGTTGCCGACCGCGTCGGTGCCATCCTTGAGGGTCTCAATCCGTCGGACATCCAGGCGGACCGAGGCGTAGAACTTCAAAGCCTTTCCGCCCGTTGTGGTTTCAGGAGAGCCGAACATCACACCGATTTTTTCCCGGAGCTGGTTGATGAAGATCGCGGTGGTGCCCGAATTACTCAGTGCGCCAGTTATTTTCCGCAACGCCTGGCTCATCAGCCGGGCCTGCAGGCCGACGTGGCTGTCGCCCATCTCGCCCTCGATCTCCGCCCGCGGCACCAGCGCGGCCACCGAGTCGATGACCAGGATGTCCAGTGCGCCCGATCGGATCAGCATGTCGGCGATCTCCAGCGCCTGCTCACCGGTGTCGGGCTGGCTCACCAGCAGCGAGTCGGTGTCCACGCCGAGCTTCTTGGCGTACTCCGGGTCCAGCGCATGCTCGGCGTCAATGAACGCCGCGATACCGCCGGCGGCCTGGGCATTGGCGACCGCGTGCAGCGCAACGGTGGTCTTACCCGAGGACTCCGGACCGTAGATCTCGACGACCCGGCCCCGGGGCAACCCCCCGAGCCCGAGCGCCACGTCCAGGGCGATCGAGCCGGTGGGAATGACGGAAATCGGCTGGCGCACCTCGTCGCCGAGGCGCATCACCGAGCCTTTGCCGTGGTTCTTCTCGATCTGGGCCAGCGCGAGTTCGAGGGCTTTTTCGCGGTCAGGGGCCTGCGGTGCCATGGTGGTCTCCATCCTGGTCGGGTGTTCGATGATCGGTGTCGATCAGTTGGCCATGACGTTAGAGGCGGCCACCGACAAGTCGGCCTGACCAGCATCTAGCCGTCGAACACAGCCCACGATAGACGAACACCTGTTCGACTCAAGCGTGACACGCCGAATTTCTAATGCCACCTGCTAACTCCGCAAGATTGCGTCCACGGCTGTGGTCGCAGGCCTTCTTACAGCCGTGGACGCAATGAGCAGATGGGGCAGGTCGGCCCTGTCCCCGCGGCGCGGAGGGCGAAGGCTCGCCCTGGTGGTTCT
This region includes:
- a CDS encoding glutamate ABC transporter substrate-binding protein — encoded protein: MRSIPRRLVAAVALAVALPLAACGGGDNGDKVVIGTKFDQPGLGLKNPDGTMSGFDVDVARYVAQQLGYTEDQIQWKEAPSAQRETLIANGQVDYIVATYSITDSRKERVSFAGPYLITGQSLLVRSDNTDIVGAESLENNKKLCSVVGSTPAQHVKEKYPGVQLQQYDTYSACVEALKNGAVDAVTTDEVILAGYAAQSPGAFKVVGGTFTEERYGIGLKKGDTELQTKINDALVKMEQDGAWKAAWDKNLGPAGLPAPQPPAIDQS
- a CDS encoding amino acid ABC transporter permease is translated as MEIFSRYQDQIFEAFWTTIQLTVSSAVGALVLGTGLAAMRLAPVPVLRLLGAGYVNIVRNTPLTLIILFCSFGISQTLGITLVDPNSLTSIEDSNFRLAVLGLTVYTAAFVCETVRAGVNTVPLGQAEAARSLGLSFGQNLRIVLLPQAFRAVIIPLGSVLIALTKNTTIASAIGVAEAALLMKEMIENEAALLVIGTIFAVGFVILTLPLGLLFGWLGKRMAVAR
- a CDS encoding amino acid ABC transporter permease — protein: MSGSVLFDAPGPRARIRNGVVTAITLVIALLALWVVYSRLQAKGQLTAEKWEPFLTANLWTTYIMPGVEGTLTAAGVSIVLALVLGLLLGVGRLSRVLPVRWVCSIIVEFFRAVPVLIMMIFAYFLYALYGVFPGEHLALAGVITGLTLYNGAVIAEIVRAGVASLPRGQTEAAWALGLTWGQTMRSVLLPQAITSMLPVLISQLIVVLKDSSIGFVITFVELVRQGTQVGAAYGNYIPALMVVAVLMITVNFTLSWFATWVEGRMRRSRRGTAPLDSEAVEQEVVPGPTVG
- a CDS encoding TIGR03560 family F420-dependent LLM class oxidoreductase; the encoded protein is MQLSVKLAPTFDYATLEQFWRAADDLGFPAVWNYDHFYGLVDHPDPTLEGWTTLAAMAVLVRRARVGCLVSGVTYRNPAVLAKMAVTVDHISGGRMDFGLGAGWHEAEHLGYGIDFPRAGVRVAMLDEALTVIRRLWTEESVTFAGRFFTLTDAFCEPKPIQRPGPPIIVGAARPKMLRVAARHADEWNMPSTSVREWATASGHLDDACVELGRDPSSIRRGVQLFLYPDRPEQVDAQLDSIVEYVDAGCQHVVLSFYQPPGDTLLRRCAALL
- the recX gene encoding recombination regulator RecX, whose product is MMSCPPRSTSEASREEQAHNVCLRLLTVRARTRAELAAQLTKRGYPDDVRDRVLDRLADVGLVDDADFAEQWVRSRRRNAGKGKRALAAELRNKGVDNEVITAALADIDTGAERTRAEELVRAKLRRERLDDGDDAKVTRRLVGMLARRGYYQTMALDVVNIELAAEHERRRV
- the recA gene encoding intein-containing recombinase RecA, which translates into the protein MAPQAPDREKALELALAQIEKNHGKGSVMRLGDEVRQPISVIPTGSIALDVALGLGGLPRGRVVEIYGPESSGKTTVALHAVANAQAAGGIAAFIDAEHALDPEYAKKLGVDTDSLLVSQPDTGEQALEIADMLIRSGALDILVIDSVAALVPRAEIEGEMGDSHVGLQARLMSQALRKITGALSNSGTTAIFINQLREKIGVMFGSPETTTGGKALKFYASVRLDVRRIETLKDGTDAVGNRTRVKVVKNKCLAEGTRIFDPVTGTTHRIEDVVNRRKQIHVVAAAKDGTLHSRPVVSWFDQGTQDVIGLRIAGGPTVWATPDHKVLTEYGWRQAGELRKGDRVAQPRRFDGFGNSAPISGDQARLLGYLIGDGYVGGKTPINFINVQQALMDDVTRIAATLGCAAHPQGRISLAITHRPGERNGVLELCRRAGIHGKLAWEKTIPNWFFEPDIAADIVGNLLFGLLESDGWVSREQTGALRVGYTTTSEQLAHQIHWLLMRFGIVSTVRDYDPTQRRASIVNGRRVQSKRQIFEVRISGMDNVTAFADAVPMWGPRGTALVQAMPGAMQGRRRGSQATYLAAEMTDAVLNYLEERGVTTHEAAAMIGEGAGDPRGGMKQVLGVPRLRRDRLQALADTLDDKFLHDVLAEELRYSVIREVLPVRRARTFDLEVEELHNLVAEGVVVHNCSPPFKQAEFDILYGKGISREGSLIDMGVEQGFIRKSGSWFTYEGEQLGQGKENARNFLLENVDVANEIEKKIKEKLGIGAVMTDDSNDDVLPAPVDF